Part of the Mya arenaria isolate MELC-2E11 chromosome 8, ASM2691426v1 genome, TCCAGATGCACCATCGCCAAGCAACAATCAAGATTCTGCTTCTGGAATTAAACTAACAGGGCGTTCTAAACCGAGAAGAAGTTTGTCTCCAGATGCCCCATCGCCACGTAACAATCAAGATTCTGCTTCTGGAATTAAGCCAACAGGTCGTTCAGCACGAGATAGATAATGAGTGTGACAATATATACAGTGTTGTCAGAGATCTGATTTATTGTGTTTTGATTCTCTCTCTCAAGGAACTTATTCGGACTTGCATGTGGTTTAACCTCGTACTGCACGAACTTCCCATGTATACTTCAAGAACTGTCAATTAGCAGTCACAactgaattgaaaaaaaacactttgtgtttattacGTGCTTCCAAATGCTCAATATTGATTGTACGTGTTATGTTAAAGGCACATAAGCTGAAATCTTgagatgtaaaataaaatatatctgcaatttgaaaaacatataaGTGTAATATGTTGCTTACGTCAACATATTTATGTTGATGTTctgtatgttattttaaacaaacttcTTCATTATATCCGTCGGAAGGGTTTGCTCGGACTATATACACAGCGCTGTGACCTTTCGTATTTTaccattaatttattttttccacaGTCTAGTGTACCAGAAGTTTTTCGTGCTTCATCTCTCAGTCTTTTTTCATCAAGCCTAGTGGTGCATGCGTTCAGCTGGGTTTGTTCGGAGTATTTTCCACAGACTTGTGACCTTTTTACCATATAGTGTACATTCAGATCTGATTTAAATTTACAGCCGGGGTAATATGTATCAGGCCTAGTGATGCATGTCTTTAGCAGGATCCGCTCGAGGTTTTGGTCCCTTAATACCATTTAAATCTATTTGCCATTAGAGGATTTTCATTGATATACATAATGAAAGAGAAAACTCGCTGTTCAGATGATGTACCCAATAAAGTAATGGCAAGCAACGAAAATCCGATCCACAAAACAGAGCATTCAACCTCTTCCAGGTGTCATTCATAGAAAAGGAAAACACTAATGATCATTGACCTGCATGGTATCTGTTATATGGCACTCTCTTTGAACCTGTGAATCAATTTACTCGTTATAGAAACATAAAAAACTTGATTTATTAATGCATGAATGACAAAAAGACTACTTCTAAATCCTCCTTACTACATTGACTGGCCTCGCATCAAATGGTACGCGGTAATATTCGAGGTATACCGTATAAGAACACTAGACTTGATGCCGATTCACATAGATTTAAACGTAGTGACAACATACACTTCTTAGCTTTGACGTAGTAGGCTAATAACATTCCATCtgattaaaaacattcttactAACTATTAAGCACCCAAATTTCAATAGAAACATCGGAAAACTATCGATTCTTGAAAATGCTTTTATCTATTTCGGTGGGTACCGATGGTGCCAAAAAATtaagtatatacaattatagCATAGTTACTAGTTTCTTTGTctttaacaacatattttcttCATCAGACAAAACTTGTATCTATTAACTTGTGAAATGAATCGTATATAGGGATTTCACGGCAATGACGTCTAAATTCAAAAATCACGATAGTAAATATAAGAGAAGAGTCATTAAAGATGTTAACAATACTATTATAGTAATGAAAATATAAGTTCGGTAGTCAAATGTGCTTTTCTTCGAAATGCCTGAAAAAAGTATGCGCGATTATAACACTCTTCCTATTTGTGTATTTAAGGAGTGCAATAATCGCTTTACAGAAGTCCGGCAAATCTTTAGGTTCCCTTGATGTGACCATATTCATATCCACAACCACAGGTGCGTCGGAATAGTTTGCGCCAGCGTTTACGACATCATCAATAATGACTTCGAAGCATGTGACCTTTCGGTCACGTATTACCTTGGCAGAGATGAGCACCCAAGGTCCGTGACATACGGACGCGAGAACCTTTTTTCCTTTGTCCATCTCCCGAACAAGGTCTGGGATGTGTTGGTCCCGCCGCCAGTAGTCCGGGGAAAATCCTTCAGGAATGAGCAGAGCATCTATGTATACAGCCTGGAATAACGATCTgaacataattaaatgtttgactCTTGATTAATGCATTCACGATTAAGTATGTGAATGCAATTACTGATTAATAAGCTTTAGTAGCAAACAAATAAGGTCCAGAGCAAAACGTCATATCAGCTAATGATTCAATGATCAAGTCCTGTaagtaagtgaataaatatatgtgtgtatatacaAAGACAGAGCGAGTGTTTCCATCGTTCTTTTGAGTCATGTCCCCAAAAAAGTCAATCTCTTATCTCAACTGATTTTGCCACACGACGCCACACGACagcttaaaatgtttcaaattctTGTTTTACCCTACTAAAACTGCTAGTTATCATAGATAATGTTAATATAGTTCCTTGgtgaatattcaaatgaaaaggtaatactttaaaaaaacccaacctattattattttgaatcaaTCCAATAAATGAGAATATTGAGAATGAGAAATGCGATTCGTAACCAGGCAATAttttgtgtgttgtattgtggtATATATGagttacatatttaaattatatatcaacattagaTACCGTTGCTAATACAAGACctattttgtttacaatctCTGTTTTGAATTTAACATCTTTAGCTTGACTGGATGGTGTGTTATATTAGTtgtaataaatacaatacattgtacttgtttcatatttcattgATCTTTTTTAAAGTAATTCACTCTATATATAGATATCTAGATTTCCTTCTTTTAAATACGATTTGCGCAAAAATAGTTctcattatcatatttacacaatcaaataataatttaattatcagTACATATATACGCGTACATGCTCAAACATATTATCAACAAGATAAACAGGGGCGGCTGAAGGATTCAATGTAAGAGGGAGCGTAACTTATGGGCTTACCCTTtttacttgcgcccctccctccgAAACGaaaattatttgctttaaattgttattttccgaaatggtgcattttgggcttATTCTATTTCTTTacttctcctatattgaaataaaaagtacttggacgatttaagggGATGGAGGCACCCACCGGTGCACCCCTCCCCCCGACATCCGCTTGCGGCAATGTATTTCAGTAAAAGCTAACATTATAGTTAACGTTCATGTAAAGCTACAATCATGCGTGTATACACACTAAATGCGGCATGTCAATAAAAAACAAGACGACTTATAActcattttagattttttttattttatattttttttaaacttaggAGTACGTCACTATTATGAACCAATGACTTAGCGGCCATAAGGaacatttgtaaacatgcaAACTACAATGAAGATTACAGTTAAAGGCACATATTTTTCTGAGAAGCGAAAcaccaaaatacattttgttttcgcTGACAGTGGCTGACGGGCACGGCATGTGTATTCCTTTAGAGTTAGAGCATGCGCGTAAAGCTGCCTATatgcgagtacgcggctgaattcACATGATTCGGTCAAAAGAAAATCAGCAAAAGTTGCAGTATGTCTACTCGACTACATGAGCCTAACACTGTCCATTTTCcaatactaaataaagcaccccAGAACGCCCAGATTGCATCacggttttcaaaattttccgaggAACCTGCCCCCGATCATAATTATGAATCCAAATGAATAAATGACTAGCTACGCCACAGTAGTGGTATCAGCTCCACAAGTGAAGTAAACTGAGTGAGCAATTATATCAGATATGCGCAATTGCGATAGGTTTAAagttgaacaaaaacaaatatgcgTTGTACAGTGAAAcactgaaatcattttaaacttttgtttgaaacatggcattttcattttagtgatttttatgtactttaTGGAAAAAGTAAGGTTAAGTATGTAGAGATTCTCTCTCAGTGCTGAAAAAATTCGAGGTAATCTTAAAGTAAGTTATATAACTCTCTGTGTGTGTTAATCCATgccagtatatatatatatatatatataaagtgttAATTCGACATTTTTTAGTCATTATAGCgacaaacatattatatagGCAATGACAGGTATCTGTAGAATGAACTGgcattgtttaacatattttatgtttattaattatactTAAGTTATTTATAGAACACATTCAATATACGCAATTTACTAAACGTGTATATGATtcttataatttatgtatataaggAGCAAAGGAACTATGATTCATGTTCCAATGATAATGTTGAGCATTGAACTTTGAACAGACCTCATACTTGAACATAAAACTTGTACTGTCGAATCACATTTAATCGCTCTTGCATTTTTAGATCATGCATGTGTGAAGCCCCTAAGTCCACATAAACAACTGATTCAGTCCCTAAACGCGCATTAGTGCGGCTAGACACCCccttatttaatttgtatttattgaaatactaaCTGTGcatgtatattcatgttttaGTACTGTACAgataatataagatatttttgttggataaatgcagattataAAATGGCAGAAAACGCGGATGTACCGTTTGAATTTCGAACACACCGACGGTTTGGATTTTTTTCCACCAACTCCTTTGTCTGTGAATGGAACCCGTTTACTAAACCAAGTGTATTGAAGTTAGGGAAATAGAAACTTGGACAAACACACAGCAACATACCATGGGATAACCCACAGGTAATATATATcgtgatatatatatgtatttttattaaataacaacaaactTGTGATCGTTTCGATTTGTCCCTAGGAGCACGAAGCTAAACCGGGAACCACATTAACAATGATTTTTCAGtgatttttatcatatttccaGTACAAATTAATGGTCATTGCCATTGGCCAAGAGTCGAAGAAGAATGATCAAAACGACTCAATGTAATAACTAATTAATACAGACGTATAAGTCAGAAATACTGCAAATCTCTACCGAGAATGTACAATTACAAGCATACTatagctcactatttttgtattgaatttgtttaatgtttttagacttcaataaagaataatgtttaatgatattcacaataaatcatttttcctCTAACATAACCAAATTtgagtatgtattttggctgaatgaaataagctgattgagcctgttaagcttaagaactTCGAGAAATTAGGGGCTGATGTTGATTATACAATTTAGGCAATCCAAAAGGTCCATCCAGTTCTGGAATACGATTTTCGAAAAGTACAAAATCCGCCACATGACAAAATCCAAATTACATGGATTGGACATGCTACTGTGCTTGTTCAGATAGAAGGGATGAATATACTTGCTGATCCAGTATTCAGTGAGAAGTGTGGTCCAGCTGGTTTCGGAATAAAACTTGTATTATGCCCCACATTTTTgctacataaattaaatataaatttatgtaaaaatgataattgtaattacaaatatttgtttttatttggataatatgtgtattttgtttaactcagAATTACTTATTTAGATATAGTTTAAGAATAACTATTATGACTAAAACTCCTTTTCGAACTTTGCATGTCTATacatcatgtaaacatattaatgcctgcagcctgtataatatttttggcagttaataaatatctttttagattcttaacttgtttttaagtttaataatttggCCACCTTAGGCTAAGTGGTTTCCTTTAATTACCTTAATTGATGTCAacctatcatatatttttcttcaaaacagtagCACAATCCCTCAGGATACTCAGCTTCAATTTTAGAATTTTTGTACTGACaagttaatgatttaatgatgcTTATCAAATCTGAGATCtgtatcatattgttaaaaacttagTATTTAAGATGAAGCCTGTGTCCTGAAAATCATAAAGgacttgattttcaaataaacttcatcttcattattcaggtatgttgtcattatttttatatattacttttttgtgtttaactcaatttattttatcaaagtacttttaaatataatagttttaatattttgtgaatttattgttaaaacatttagaagttatattcatataataacaaGTTTGAATTATGTGGAaattatgttattcaattatttgtcttaaaatatgaacTCACTGAGAAATGTACAGATGTTATTTCTGTTTGCAAGTATTtataaagttcattttattaaagttattaaacaaacaattattaaattaaactaattgtaaTATGAAATGTTGTCAACCAGTTAACCTTtcacatgcatttttaaaagcgaGTTGTATGCTAATTTCCCCAAATTAGTTTAAGTATTTGTAACATCTATTTGTACTTtgtgtttattgatatatatatatatatatatatatatatatatatatatatatgtgtgtgtgtgtttgctttcagaataaataaaggacttgattttcaaataaacttcatCTTCATTATTCAGCTCAGTCAGTGAAGCTCCCATTTTCGGGAACAATCTCCTCAACGAATCGACAACTCCCGCGACCTCCTATTTTGACAACTCTCGACAGCCGCACTAAGCTCGTCCCGACCGGCATAAAACTTGGTAACAAACGGTTTACGCCTCCCGCGTGTCAAGTAGAAGATCTACCGCAGATAGACGTTGTGATCATCAGTCATAACCACCACGACCACTTAGATTCTCAGTCAGTCAGGGACATTGCTCGACTTCATCCAAAGGCAAGATGGTTAGTCGGATTAGGTAATAAGAAATTTTGCGTTGACAAAGGATGCGCAAATGTGGAAGAGATGGAATGGTGGGAAAGTACAAGTATTGGTTCCTTCACATTTGTATGCACTCCAACACAACACTGGTGCCAGCGATATCCACTTGACTTCAACAATGTAAGATAATGCTTTTGgcttaaccagtatttattttaataaatacaattaagttgaaaaaacattatatgaagTAGACAGATAATCACAAAGTAATCATGGTAGTCAATATTTGTAAGTATGACATATCAAGAATTAGTTCTTCTAGcaattaaagtatatatttacaaaaatgagaAGTAAGCACAAGCAGAAGTCTCTTCTGATGatgcttttgaaaaatgttcaCTTAACAGTCGTTCAAATATTAGAATTTGAAGAGCATCATGATTAACATCGATTCATGTGGTGCTCAATTATGTTTAGTTTATATGTCAAGGATTCGTGTAGGTATTTAAAGGTTAAAAATCACACATGTTTATACATTCACTCATATTTTATTAGGCTCTATGGTGTGGATGGGTAGTGGAAAGCCCGAAATACAAGTATTACTTTGCCGGGGACACAGGATATCAGGACGAGCTATTTAATTTGATTGGCCGAAAATATGGACCCTTTGATCTTGCATCAATACCAATAGGTGCATATGAGCCCAGGTAATTATGTTACACAATGCTTTTAATGTTGATGAGGTGATCATGAAAAATTTGTCAAGTTGAAAAGCACGAGTCATCCAaggaaaattaacaaatttgaaattgaatatacaGTTCATATGTTTGCAGATTCATCACTAAATTTGAGAGGGTGAACCCGGAGGAGGCAGTGAAAATCCACATGGACATACGTTGTAGAGTCTCAATTGGTATTCACTGGGGAACATTTGAACTGACAAACGAGGTATTACTGTCTGTTCCACTGTTATTCCCGGTGCAGAGAGTCTgacttattaatatttaacttACACCACACGTGCAATGAGACATACACAATTTCATTGCACAcgttaggccacaacaaattgatcattggttcgtcggat contains:
- the LOC128244125 gene encoding N-acyl-phosphatidylethanolamine-hydrolyzing phospholipase D-like, encoding MAENADAIQKVHPVLEYDFRKVQNPPHDKIQITWIGHATVLVQIEGMNILADPVFSEKCGPAGFVGNKRFTPPACQVEDLPQIDVVIISHNHHDHLDSQSVRDIARLHPKARWLVGLGNKKFCVDKGCANVEEMEWWESTSIGSFTFVCTPTQHWCQRYPLDFNNALWCGWVVESPKYKYYFAGDTGYQDELFNLIGRKYGPFDLASIPIGAYEPRFITKFERVNPEEAVKIHMDIRCRVSIGIHWGTFELTNEYYLEPPQELEKQMYNNGLDPKTFFSLRIGETWIVGEDRDYDPPFMEREKTGTPRLNNGPGDLGATGSNQHVSKDEKVEEAGVLTN